In Flavobacteriaceae bacterium, the following proteins share a genomic window:
- a CDS encoding glycosyltransferase, whose protein sequence is MTKTFALIICTYMRPKSLLELLQSVCKQTLYPNEILIIDGSINDETEQVLIKNQFKNLRYFKVNEINRGLTKQRNYGINLVTELSEIICFLDDDVVLTPMYFKTLLETYNTHNDALAVGGYITNEVEWKIASIDRKKTHFYYDNWMRSEPSRFQLRRKFGLLPDKAPGFLPTFSHGRSISFLPPTGKIYKVEQLMGGVSSFKKEIFKTLSFSTYFEGYGLYEDADFSLRVAEKGAIYINTNAQLAHHHSTLGRPNQYKYGKMVLRNGWYIWRMRYPKPTLKARLKWNATAFLLTAIRYTNVITSKSKLAALTESLGRTIGWWSILLNAPKIER, encoded by the coding sequence ATGACTAAAACGTTTGCACTTATTATATGTACTTATATGCGACCGAAATCATTGTTGGAGTTGTTGCAATCGGTATGTAAACAAACACTATATCCTAATGAGATCCTAATTATTGATGGTTCAATAAATGATGAAACTGAGCAAGTGTTGATAAAAAATCAATTTAAAAACTTAAGGTATTTTAAAGTAAATGAAATTAATAGAGGATTAACTAAACAAAGAAATTATGGAATCAATTTAGTAACAGAACTCTCAGAGATTATTTGTTTTTTGGATGATGATGTTGTATTAACTCCCATGTACTTTAAAACATTGTTAGAAACCTATAATACACATAATGATGCTTTAGCTGTTGGAGGATATATTACAAATGAAGTAGAATGGAAAATAGCTTCAATAGATAGGAAGAAAACCCATTTTTATTATGACAATTGGATGCGTAGTGAACCATCACGTTTTCAGTTAAGACGAAAGTTTGGCTTATTACCAGATAAAGCGCCAGGGTTTTTACCAACATTTTCTCATGGAAGATCTATAAGTTTTTTACCACCCACAGGCAAAATATATAAAGTAGAACAATTAATGGGAGGTGTGTCATCTTTTAAAAAAGAGATATTTAAAACTTTATCATTTTCAACATATTTTGAGGGTTATGGATTATATGAAGATGCAGATTTTTCATTACGAGTAGCAGAAAAAGGGGCTATTTATATTAATACTAACGCTCAATTAGCACATCATCATAGTACGTTAGGAAGGCCAAATCAATATAAATATGGAAAAATGGTATTGAGAAACGGATGGTATATATGGCGTATGAGATATCCTAAGCCAACTTTAAAAGCACGATTAAAATGGAATGCAACAGCATTTTTATTAACAGCAATTCGTTATACGAATGTAATAACCTCTAAGTCTAAATTAGCAGCATTAACAGAGAGTTTAGGGAGAACAATAGGTTGGTGGTCTATACTGTTAAATGCACCAAAAATAGAACGATGA